Proteins encoded by one window of Pseudostreptobacillus hongkongensis:
- a CDS encoding LrgB family protein: MNLIELTKDPLFGMFLTLIIFILSRKFCKKINISIFNPLVVSMIFIIAFLEIFKIPYDNYYIGAEIFNRLIIPATVALAIPLYKNFDLLKKHYKEILFSIGFSTFILTALLGLSMALLDINQEILASVLPKSVTTAIAVGVSEQIQGIQAITVVMVIICGNIGAIFGEMIFKIFKIHHPIAQGISLGATSHAVGTSKALEMGEIQGSMSGLAIIVTGLFTVGLAPIIHTILLKLFY, translated from the coding sequence ATGAATTTAATTGAATTAACTAAAGATCCTCTATTTGGGATGTTTTTAACTCTAATTATATTTATTCTATCTAGAAAATTTTGTAAAAAGATTAATATTTCAATATTTAATCCTTTAGTTGTTTCTATGATATTTATTATAGCATTCTTGGAAATATTTAAAATACCATATGATAATTACTACATAGGTGCTGAAATTTTCAATAGATTAATAATACCAGCAACTGTAGCTCTTGCAATACCACTTTACAAGAACTTTGATTTATTAAAAAAACACTATAAAGAAATATTATTTAGTATAGGTTTTTCAACTTTTATACTAACTGCATTACTTGGACTTTCTATGGCTTTACTTGATATAAATCAAGAAATATTAGCTTCGGTTTTACCAAAATCTGTAACAACAGCTATAGCAGTTGGAGTATCAGAACAAATTCAAGGTATACAAGCTATAACAGTTGTTATGGTAATAATATGTGGAAATATTGGAGCTATATTTGGAGAAATGATATTTAAAATATTCAAAATACATCATCCTATAGCTCAAGGAATATCTTTAGGTGCTACATCACATGCTGTAGGAACTAGTAAAGCACTTGAGATGGGAGAAATTCAAGGTTCTATGTCTGGACTTGCTATAATAGTTACAGGATTATTTACTGTAGGACTTGCTCCTATTATACATACAATACTATTAAAATTATTTTATTAA